A genome region from Leptodactylus fuscus isolate aLepFus1 chromosome 6, aLepFus1.hap2, whole genome shotgun sequence includes the following:
- the TP53INP2 gene encoding tumor protein p53-inducible nuclear protein 2, whose amino-acid sequence MFQRFTRLFFSEGPAIDPVEPKAFVSEEEDDGWLIIDIPDSYTLTSSGEDVAEGQTDSIDSSPMPHSLGDRVGWSISPHPPQSMDESWFVTPPPCFTAEGPGHNVVGSSPLEDLLIEHPSMSVYITTGSIVVEQDTNEITRDRSPSKTRVERRTPHHASSVTAKAAILEKVGQVSRIQRAKAIVDRRKLGRKNLQRQNLAREFQGRNTVRHRNYVCQPRQRQCNH is encoded by the exons ATGTTCCAGCGCTTCACCCGACTGTTCTTCAGCGAGGGACCAGCCATTGATCCCGTAGAACCCAAAGCCTTTGTATCAGAGGAGGAAGATGATGGCTGGTTAATAATTGACATCCCAG ATAGCTACACCTTAACGTCAAGCGGGGAAGATGTGGCAGAAGGCCAAACGGACAGCATTGACTCCAGCCCAATGCCACACTCCCTGGGTGATCGGGTTGGTTGGTCCATTTCCCCTCACCCACCCCAATCGATGGACGAGAGCTGGTTCGTTACCCCTCCCCCCTGTTTCACTGCAGAGGGTCCTGGACACAATGTGGTGGGAAGCAGTCCGCTGGAAGACCTCCTGATCGAGCACCCCAGCATGTCCGTGTACATCACTACTGGCAGCATCGTGGTGGAGCAAGACACCAATGAAATAACCAGAGACAG GTCTCCATCCAAAACCAGAGTGGAGCGTCGCACACCCCACCATGCCTCCTCAGTTACTGCCAAAGCCGCTATTTTAGAAAAAGTAGGTCAAGTCTCAAGGATCCAACGCGCCAAAGCTATTGTGGATAGGCGCAAGCTGGGACGTAAAAATCTACAAAGGCAGAATCTGGCGCGGGAGTTCCAGGGTCGCAACACAGTGCGGCACCGCAATTACGTGTGCCAACCAAGGCAGCGCCAGTGCAACCACTGA